Within bacterium, the genomic segment GCTTCGTGGACCAGCCGGACTGGGAGGCGAAGCGGCGGACGGCCTTCTTCGGCGACAAGCTGGCGAAGGAGGTCTTCGGCTCGACCGACGTCGTGGGGAAGGAGTTCCTGCTCAACGGCTCGCCGTTCACCGTCGTCGGCGTGCTCAAGCACAAGGACCAGGACTCGAGCTACAGCGGACGCGACGAGGGGAAGGTCTTCATCCCCGGCACGACGTACGTCGCGCTGACCGGCGACAAGTACGTGGACAACTTCATCATCAAGGCCGCCGACGGCGCCTCGACCACGGCGCTCAAGCAGGAGGTCGTCTCGATCGTCGCCGGCCGCCAGCGCTTCGACCCGACCGACCGCGAGGCGCTGTCGATGTGGGACACGACCGACAACCTGAAGTTCCTCACGACCTTCATGGGCGGCTTCCGGCTCTTCCTCGCGGCGGTCGGGCTGATGACGCTCGTCGTCGGCGGGATCGGCGTGTCGAACATCATGAACGTCGTGGTCGAGGAGCGGACGCGCGAGATCGGCGTGAAGCTGGCGCTCGGCGCGCGGCCGCGGCTGGTGCTGTTCCAGTTCCTCGTCGAGACGATGCTCATCACCGCGATCGGCGGGGCGATCGGGCTGGCCCTGTCGGCGGCGATCTGCGCGGCGTTCCCGGCGCTCAACCTCTCCGAGTTCGTCGGCACGCCGCACGTCGCGGCGTGGAACGCCATGGCGGCGGCGGCGGTGCTCGGCCTGGTGGGACTCGTGGCCGGCTGGTTCCCGGCGCGCGACGCGGCGCGCCTCGACCCGGCCGTGGCGATGAAGGCATAGCGATGGCGACCGGACTGAACGTCGTCCTGCACCTCTTCGTCGGCGCCTCGCGCGTCCAGCGCAAGCGCGCGGCGCTGACGATCGCGGCGATCGCCTGGGGAACGCTGACGCTGATGCTGCTGCTCGCCTTCGGCGAGGGGCTGGCGCGGCAGCTCAA encodes:
- a CDS encoding ABC transporter permease gives rise to the protein MSGGLFNLRQLLRDLWSQKLRTALTIFGVAWGTVAITLLLAFGESFHGRLETSFKGLGENIVICWPSRTALPWEGIGKGRRIRLTEDDMEFLRRKTTTPLAGISGEYSNSLMLNYRDVKLRADVSGVAPSFGEIRNLIPSMGGRFVDQPDWEAKRRTAFFGDKLAKEVFGSTDVVGKEFLLNGSPFTVVGVLKHKDQDSSYSGRDEGKVFIPGTTYVALTGDKYVDNFIIKAADGASTTALKQEVVSIVAGRQRFDPTDREALSMWDTTDNLKFLTTFMGGFRLFLAAVGLMTLVVGGIGVSNIMNVVVEERTREIGVKLALGARPRLVLFQFLVETMLITAIGGAIGLALSAAICAAFPALNLSEFVGTPHVAAWNAMAAAAVLGLVGLVAGWFPARDAARLDPAVAMKA